One window from the genome of Pseudomonas sp. L5B5 encodes:
- a CDS encoding DUF2300 domain-containing protein — protein sequence MLRRWAWLFWCFLPGLVMAQEEPLRLAWKGAPDSELVSLSRTQVLAREPLPEDLLAPLGSVWKLFVYAWLVDTGAQEPAYACQGKSKEEVYCCSVGASIARDQALVRSCGLYFEPQRLQLSATDWRDYWQARNAPAWLQDLSQLQPQTRVPVADLLQVLARLPAQETARRVLLDVVLNAGDGSVVGALGGRLRVKTWSWLADHDPQSRQGGFAGWLVDGTPLWVGGRGTSQRVLKDHAQALDQLLPVNMPMDKGRCVEVRLFSRYPLKGVSQNGQPARPGALQGDYRVAFANGNQLDIHSAGELFLQEEASAQRLVARLDREEYVARVLQREASSEPREAAKALAVAIRTYLLQNSGRSGECLSIDDSSSRQRVAPRPATADARAVAAWTDELVLAGTQVTYHSDLQAPDKLSWQQAVAQAGAGQRYDAILLHAYPRASLSRWDNPVASCEPLPAAQDWLMKQRRRWRQPLEQEVGYNEISQFAVCRLGFGRPYVDRERQRIYVRGVLSLQDRLDLTHEYLHLAFEAHPNGQDETYIEGLARHLLLE from the coding sequence ATGTTGCGACGTTGGGCCTGGCTGTTTTGGTGTTTTCTTCCTGGGCTGGTGATGGCCCAGGAAGAACCTTTGCGCCTGGCCTGGAAAGGCGCCCCTGACAGTGAACTGGTGAGCCTTTCCAGGACCCAGGTACTGGCCCGCGAACCGCTGCCCGAGGACTTGCTAGCGCCCCTGGGCAGTGTCTGGAAACTCTTCGTCTACGCCTGGCTGGTGGACACCGGCGCCCAGGAACCGGCCTATGCCTGCCAGGGCAAGTCCAAGGAAGAGGTCTACTGCTGTTCGGTGGGCGCCAGCATTGCCCGCGATCAGGCTTTGGTACGTTCCTGCGGGTTGTATTTCGAGCCGCAGCGCTTGCAGCTGTCCGCCACCGACTGGCGCGATTATTGGCAAGCCCGCAATGCCCCGGCCTGGTTGCAGGACCTGAGCCAGCTGCAGCCGCAGACCCGAGTTCCGGTAGCGGATCTGCTACAGGTTCTGGCCCGCTTGCCGGCCCAGGAGACCGCGCGCCGGGTGCTGCTGGATGTGGTGCTCAACGCCGGTGATGGCAGCGTGGTGGGCGCCCTGGGCGGTCGGCTGCGGGTCAAGACCTGGAGCTGGCTGGCCGACCACGATCCGCAGTCGCGCCAGGGTGGCTTTGCCGGTTGGCTGGTGGACGGTACGCCATTGTGGGTAGGAGGGCGGGGCACCAGTCAGCGGGTTCTCAAGGACCACGCCCAGGCCCTGGACCAACTGCTACCCGTCAACATGCCAATGGATAAAGGGCGTTGTGTGGAGGTCAGGCTGTTTTCCCGCTATCCGCTCAAGGGCGTGAGCCAGAATGGCCAGCCTGCCAGGCCCGGAGCGCTGCAAGGGGATTACCGGGTAGCGTTCGCCAATGGCAACCAACTGGATATCCACAGCGCGGGCGAGCTGTTCCTGCAAGAAGAGGCTTCTGCCCAACGCCTGGTGGCGCGCCTGGATCGTGAAGAGTACGTGGCCCGCGTGCTGCAGCGCGAAGCCAGCAGCGAGCCGCGTGAGGCAGCCAAGGCCCTGGCGGTGGCGATCCGCACCTACCTGCTGCAGAACTCCGGGCGCAGCGGCGAATGCCTGAGCATCGATGACAGCAGTAGCCGCCAGCGGGTTGCCCCGCGTCCGGCCACTGCCGACGCCCGTGCAGTCGCCGCCTGGACCGACGAACTGGTGCTGGCCGGGACCCAGGTCACTTATCACTCGGACCTGCAGGCACCGGACAAGCTGTCCTGGCAGCAGGCGGTGGCGCAGGCCGGTGCCGGCCAGCGCTACGACGCCATCCTGTTGCATGCCTATCCACGTGCCAGCCTCAGCCGTTGGGACAACCCGGTGGCGTCCTGCGAACCCTTGCCGGCTGCCCAGGACTGGCTGATGAAACAGCGACGGCGCTGGCGCCAGCCTCTGGAGCAAGAGGTGGGCTACAACGAAATCAGCCAGTTCGCCGTCTGCCGCCTGGGCTTCGGTCGGCCTTACGTCGACCGCGAGCGCCAGCGCATCTACGTGCGTGGCGTGCTGTCGTTGCAAGATCGCCTCGATTTGACCCACGAATACCTGCACCTGGCCTTTGAAGCCCATCCCAATGGCCAGGATGAAACCTACATCGAAGGGCTCGCCCGCCATCTCTTATTGGAATAG
- a CDS encoding YfaP family protein produces the protein MKFPATPVLLFLCGMFSLPAALADSGIQLDTPKGGWRTRADDGEQYRQSVNYPASSVNTPQGQADTARIRGQIKGAPKSSQPGKLIVNGVSMPLKVDEQGGFDRPYSFPDGSNSVEVRSPDGQQRQRVQFLNTGGGVTPPKLRVLLSWDSDNTDLDLHLVTPDGAHIWYGDRAVANGAALDVDVTTGYGPEIFSMPAPLKGQYLVYVNYYGGGYRSDDDGDGGQDNAVQPLTTAQITVITEEGTPDEKNESFIVPMRAPGELTLVRSFSYP, from the coding sequence ATGAAATTTCCTGCTACCCCGGTGCTCCTGTTCCTTTGCGGAATGTTCAGCCTGCCTGCGGCCCTGGCCGACAGTGGTATCCAGCTCGACACCCCCAAGGGCGGCTGGCGCACCCGCGCCGACGACGGCGAGCAGTACCGCCAGAGCGTCAACTACCCGGCCTCCTCGGTAAACACCCCGCAGGGCCAGGCCGATACCGCGCGTATCCGCGGCCAGATCAAGGGTGCGCCCAAGTCTTCGCAGCCGGGCAAGCTGATCGTCAACGGCGTCAGCATGCCGCTCAAGGTGGACGAGCAGGGCGGGTTCGACCGACCCTACTCGTTCCCCGATGGCAGCAACAGCGTCGAAGTGCGCAGCCCCGACGGCCAGCAACGCCAACGCGTGCAGTTCCTCAATACCGGTGGTGGTGTCACGCCGCCCAAGCTGCGGGTGCTGCTGTCCTGGGACAGCGACAACACCGACTTGGACCTGCATCTGGTGACCCCCGACGGCGCCCATATCTGGTACGGCGATCGGGCAGTTGCCAATGGCGCTGCGCTGGATGTGGACGTGACCACGGGCTACGGCCCGGAGATCTTCTCCATGCCAGCACCGCTCAAGGGCCAGTACCTGGTGTATGTGAACTACTACGGTGGTGGCTATCGCAGCGATGACGACGGGGACGGTGGCCAGGATAACGCCGTGCAACCCCTGACTACTGCCCAGATCACGGTGATCACCGAAGAAGGTACTCCGGATGAGAAGAACGAGTCGTTCATCGTGCCCATGCGCGCTCCCGGCGAACTGACCTTGGTGCGCAGCTTCAGTTATCCGTGA
- a CDS encoding DUF3828 domain-containing protein: MRMLLCSLLAAIALYQPLALADCASAPKPAAQAFYSWYLQTYSQDKDPVTDNAPEMKKYVSDSLVTKIKKQMASPDGLEEDYFLKAQDYMDEWLTQIQVSEPQVQGSTAKEQVTLGNTPDTTQIVDVRMVKDKGCWKIDEVISTADQSD, from the coding sequence ATGAGAATGCTCTTATGTTCGCTGCTGGCTGCCATCGCGCTGTACCAGCCACTGGCACTGGCCGACTGCGCCAGTGCGCCCAAGCCTGCGGCCCAGGCATTTTACAGCTGGTATCTGCAGACCTACAGCCAGGACAAGGACCCGGTGACCGACAACGCCCCCGAAATGAAGAAGTATGTCTCGGATTCACTGGTCACCAAGATCAAGAAACAGATGGCCAGCCCCGATGGCCTGGAAGAGGACTACTTCCTCAAGGCCCAGGACTACATGGATGAGTGGCTGACCCAGATCCAGGTCAGCGAGCCACAGGTCCAGGGCTCCACCGCCAAGGAACAGGTAACCCTGGGCAACACGCCCGATACCACCCAGATCGTCGATGTGCGCATGGTCAAGGACAAGGGCTGCTGGAAGATCGACGAAGTGATTTCCACCGCCGACCAGAGCGATTGA
- a CDS encoding CHAP domain-containing protein translates to MNSHAHAGSTGRCAAYTRQAIEAGGGGVVLHRRHSAKDFGSSLTAAGFVEQPVGQAPQAGDVVIIQPIPGHPHGHMAMFNGKLWVSDFKQMHGFYPGHSYRVKKPDYKIYRHP, encoded by the coding sequence TTGAACAGCCATGCCCACGCTGGCAGCACGGGGCGTTGTGCGGCCTACACCCGGCAAGCCATTGAAGCCGGTGGCGGTGGCGTTGTTCTGCATCGCCGGCATTCGGCCAAGGACTTTGGCTCATCGCTGACCGCCGCGGGTTTTGTCGAACAGCCGGTCGGCCAGGCCCCACAGGCCGGTGACGTGGTCATCATCCAGCCCATTCCCGGCCACCCCCACGGCCACATGGCCATGTTCAATGGCAAGCTTTGGGTCTCAGACTTCAAGCAGATGCACGGTTTTTACCCCGGCCACTCCTATCGAGTGAAGAAACCCGACTACAAAATCTACCGCCATCCGTAA
- the ppa gene encoding inorganic diphosphatase, whose protein sequence is MSYSKIPAGKDLPNDIYVAIEIPANHAPIKYEIDKDSDCLFVDRFMATPMFYPANYGFIPNTLADDGDPLDVLVVTPYPVAPGSVIRARPVGILNMTDDGGGDAKVIAVPHDKLSQLYVDVKEYTDLPALLLEQIKHFFENYKDLEKGKWVKIDGWGNAEAARAEILKSVAAYKG, encoded by the coding sequence ATGAGCTACAGCAAGATTCCGGCGGGCAAAGACCTGCCGAACGACATCTACGTCGCGATCGAAATCCCGGCCAACCACGCGCCGATCAAATACGAAATCGACAAAGACAGCGATTGCCTGTTCGTTGACCGTTTCATGGCCACCCCGATGTTCTACCCGGCCAACTACGGTTTTATCCCCAATACCCTGGCTGACGACGGCGATCCCCTGGACGTGCTGGTCGTGACGCCTTACCCGGTAGCCCCAGGCTCGGTAATCCGCGCCCGTCCGGTTGGCATCCTGAACATGACCGACGACGGCGGCGGCGATGCCAAGGTCATCGCAGTTCCTCACGACAAGCTGTCCCAGCTGTATGTCGACGTGAAGGAATACACCGACCTGCCAGCGCTGCTGCTGGAGCAGATCAAGCACTTCTTCGAGAACTACAAGGATCTCGAGAAAGGCAAGTGGGTGAAGATCGATGGCTGGGGCAACGCTGAAGCGGCCCGTGCCGAGATCCTGAAGTCGGTTGCCGCCTACAAAGGCTAA
- a CDS encoding zinc-dependent peptidase — protein sequence MWSLSAWRRKRRLARHPVSDQAWQRIRQQLPFLDGISATEDQWLREASVLFLDDKHLTALPGVELHQEQRLLLAAQAQLPLLHLGNLNWYQGFHEIILYPDDFLSPQRHRDASGIEHEWDGEHSGEAWQQGPVILAWPGVLASGGWEAYNLVIHELAHKLDMLNGDANGLPPLHSDMRVSDWAQVMQGAYDDLNRQLDEDPDTETAIDPYAAENPAEFFAVTSEYFFSAPDLLAAAYPSVYEQLQLFYRQNPLARLQQLQAQDPVYQTQH from the coding sequence ATGTGGTCATTGAGCGCCTGGCGGCGCAAGCGCCGGCTGGCCAGGCACCCGGTCAGCGACCAGGCCTGGCAGCGGATACGCCAGCAGTTGCCCTTCCTCGACGGCATCAGCGCCACCGAGGACCAGTGGCTGCGCGAGGCCAGCGTGCTGTTTCTGGACGACAAGCACCTGACCGCCCTGCCGGGCGTGGAACTGCATCAGGAACAACGCCTGCTGCTGGCGGCCCAGGCGCAACTGCCACTGCTGCACCTGGGCAACCTGAACTGGTACCAGGGCTTCCACGAGATCATCCTTTACCCCGACGACTTCCTCAGTCCCCAGCGCCATCGCGATGCCAGCGGCATCGAACATGAATGGGACGGCGAACACAGTGGCGAAGCCTGGCAGCAGGGTCCCGTCATCCTGGCCTGGCCTGGGGTCCTGGCCAGCGGCGGCTGGGAAGCCTATAACCTGGTGATCCACGAACTGGCCCACAAGCTGGACATGCTCAACGGCGACGCCAACGGCCTGCCGCCACTGCACAGCGACATGCGAGTCAGCGACTGGGCGCAAGTCATGCAAGGTGCCTACGACGACCTCAATCGCCAGCTGGATGAAGACCCGGACACCGAGACGGCCATCGACCCCTATGCCGCGGAAAACCCCGCGGAATTCTTTGCGGTGACCAGCGAGTACTTCTTCAGCGCCCCGGACCTGCTGGCGGCGGCCTACCCCAGCGTCTACGAGCAACTGCAGCTGTTCTACCGGCAAAATCCGCTGGCCCGGCTGCAGCAACTTCAGGCACAGGATCCGGTCTATCAGACTCAACACTAA
- a CDS encoding DedA family protein produces the protein MDFNPIDLILHLDVYLDMLVTNYGPWIYAILFLVIFCETGLVVMPFLPGDSLLFIAGAVAAGGGMDPVLLGGLLMLAAILGDSTNYVIGRTAGERLFSNPDSKIFRRDYLQKTHDFYEKHGGKTVTLARFLPIIRTFAPFVAGVARMPYARFFAFSVAGTILWVGGLVTLGYFFGNVPFIKKNLSLLVVAIILLSLVPMIIGVLRSRFGRNAEKAGSR, from the coding sequence ATGGATTTCAACCCGATCGACCTCATCCTTCATCTCGACGTGTATCTCGACATGTTGGTGACCAACTACGGGCCCTGGATCTACGCCATTCTGTTCCTGGTGATCTTCTGCGAGACCGGCCTGGTGGTGATGCCATTTCTGCCCGGGGATTCGCTGCTGTTCATTGCCGGCGCCGTGGCCGCCGGCGGTGGCATGGACCCGGTGCTGCTGGGGGGCCTGCTGATGCTCGCGGCGATCCTGGGCGACAGTACCAACTACGTAATCGGACGAACGGCCGGGGAACGCCTGTTCAGCAATCCCGACTCGAAGATCTTCCGCCGCGACTATCTGCAGAAAACCCACGATTTCTATGAAAAACACGGTGGCAAGACCGTGACCCTGGCGCGTTTCCTGCCCATCATCCGCACCTTCGCCCCGTTTGTTGCCGGCGTTGCCAGGATGCCCTACGCGCGCTTCTTCGCCTTCAGCGTGGCCGGTACCATCCTGTGGGTCGGCGGCCTGGTGACCCTGGGCTACTTCTTCGGCAACGTACCATTCATCAAGAAAAACCTGTCGCTGCTGGTGGTAGCCATCATTCTCCTGTCCCTGGTGCCGATGATCATCGGCGTGCTGCGCAGCCGCTTCGGCCGCAACGCCGAGAAAGCCGGAAGCCGTTGA
- a CDS encoding GNAT family N-acetyltransferase, which translates to MRITQATLEHLDLLTPLFVKYREFYGALPYPDSSRAFLEKRLRRKESVIYLALADDDSSKLLGFCQLYPSFSSLSLKRVWILNDIYVAEDARRQLVADNLMRTAKKMAKDTQAVRMRVSTSSDNEVARKTYESMGFREDSEFKNYILPISEG; encoded by the coding sequence ATGCGGATTACTCAAGCAACCCTCGAGCACCTGGATCTGTTGACCCCGCTATTCGTCAAATACCGCGAGTTCTATGGCGCCCTGCCCTATCCGGACTCCTCCCGGGCGTTCCTGGAAAAGCGCCTGCGGCGCAAGGAGTCGGTGATCTACCTGGCCCTGGCCGATGACGACAGCAGCAAGCTGCTGGGCTTCTGCCAGCTCTACCCGAGCTTTTCCTCCCTGTCCCTCAAGCGCGTGTGGATCCTCAATGACATCTATGTCGCCGAGGATGCCCGGCGCCAGCTAGTGGCCGACAACCTGATGCGTACCGCAAAGAAAATGGCCAAGGACACCCAGGCGGTGCGCATGCGCGTGTCCACCAGCAGCGACAACGAAGTGGCACGCAAGACCTATGAGTCCATGGGGTTTCGCGAGGATAGCGAGTTCAAGAACTACATCCTGCCCATCAGTGAAGGCTGA
- the eutC gene encoding ethanolamine ammonia-lyase subunit EutC, whose amino-acid sequence MQKHPTDSQNPWLELRRLTPARIALGRTGTSLPTGAQLDFQFAHAQARDAVHLPFDHAGLSAQLAERGRDSLLLHSAATDRHSYLQRPDLGRRLSDDSAQALREYAQAHPGGVDLAVVVADGLSALAVHRHTLPFLARMEEQTAAEGWSLSPVVLVEQGRVAVADEVGQLLGAQMTVILIGERPGLSSPDSLGLYFTYQPKVGLTDAYRNCISNVRLEGLSYGMAAHRLLYLMREACRRQLSGVNLKDEAQVQTLDSDSPADMKGNFLLGPPQV is encoded by the coding sequence ATGCAAAAACACCCGACCGATTCGCAGAACCCATGGCTGGAACTGCGCCGCCTGACTCCGGCACGCATTGCCCTGGGCCGCACCGGCACCAGCCTGCCCACTGGCGCCCAGCTGGATTTCCAGTTCGCCCATGCCCAGGCCCGGGACGCCGTGCACCTGCCATTCGACCATGCCGGCCTCAGCGCCCAGCTGGCCGAGCGTGGCCGCGACAGTCTCTTGTTGCACAGCGCCGCCACCGACCGCCACAGCTACCTGCAACGCCCCGACCTGGGGCGCCGGCTCAGCGATGACTCGGCCCAGGCCTTGCGCGAATATGCCCAGGCCCACCCCGGCGGGGTCGACCTGGCGGTCGTGGTGGCCGACGGCCTGTCGGCCCTGGCAGTGCATCGCCATACCCTGCCATTCCTGGCACGCATGGAGGAACAGACCGCCGCCGAAGGCTGGTCGCTGTCGCCCGTGGTGCTGGTGGAACAGGGCCGGGTGGCGGTCGCCGACGAGGTCGGACAGCTGCTGGGGGCGCAGATGACGGTAATCCTGATCGGTGAACGTCCGGGGCTCAGTTCTCCCGACAGCCTGGGGCTGTATTTCACCTACCAGCCAAAGGTCGGGCTCACCGATGCCTACCGCAACTGCATCTCCAACGTGCGCCTGGAGGGGCTGAGCTATGGCATGGCTGCCCATCGGCTGCTGTACCTGATGCGCGAAGCCTGCCGTCGACAATTGTCGGGGGTCAACCTCAAGGACGAAGCACAAGTGCAGACCCTGGACAGCGATTCGCCCGCGGACATGAAGGGCAACTTCCTCCTGGGGCCACCCCAAGTGTGA
- a CDS encoding ethanolamine ammonia-lyase subunit EutB codes for MAQFSHSVGSQTYRFDSLKEVMAKASPARSGDFLAGVAALNDGERVAAQMTLADIPLKHFLEEVLIPYESDEVTRLIIDSHDKAAFATVSHLTVGGFRDWLLSDAADEQSLRALAPGLTPEMAAAVSKIMRVQDLILVAQKIRVVTKFRGTLGLRGRLSTRLQPNHPTDEPAGIAASILDGLLYGNGDAMIGINPATDSIASICAMLEMLDAIIQRYEIPTQACVLTHVTTSIEAINRGVPLDLVFQSIAGTEAANASFGINLNILKEGYEAGLSLNRGTLGQNLMYFETGQGSALSANAHFGIDQQTCETRAYAVARHFKPFLVNTVVGFIGPEYLYNGKQIIRAGLEDHFCGKLLGVPMGCDICYTNHAEADQDDMDNLLTLLGVAGINFIMGIPGSDDIMLNYQTTSFHDALYARQTLGLKPAPEFEQWLARTGIFTQADGKVHFGNNLPPAFRQALAQLG; via the coding sequence ATGGCCCAATTTTCCCACAGCGTAGGTTCTCAGACCTATCGCTTCGACAGCCTCAAGGAAGTCATGGCCAAGGCCAGCCCGGCCCGTTCCGGGGATTTCCTGGCCGGCGTCGCCGCCCTCAACGACGGCGAGCGGGTGGCCGCCCAGATGACCCTGGCCGACATCCCCCTCAAGCATTTTCTCGAAGAGGTGCTGATCCCCTACGAGTCCGACGAAGTCACCCGCCTGATCATCGACAGCCACGACAAGGCAGCCTTCGCCACCGTCAGCCACCTGACCGTGGGCGGCTTCCGTGACTGGCTGCTCAGCGACGCCGCCGACGAGCAGAGCCTGCGGGCCCTGGCCCCGGGCCTGACCCCGGAAATGGCCGCCGCGGTGTCGAAGATCATGCGCGTGCAGGACCTGATCCTGGTGGCGCAGAAGATCCGCGTGGTGACAAAGTTCCGCGGCACCCTGGGGCTGCGTGGACGCCTGTCCACCCGCCTGCAGCCCAACCACCCTACCGACGAGCCGGCCGGTATCGCCGCGAGCATTCTCGACGGCCTGCTCTATGGCAACGGCGACGCCATGATCGGCATCAACCCGGCCACCGACAGCATCGCCTCGATCTGCGCCATGCTGGAGATGCTCGACGCCATCATCCAGCGCTATGAAATTCCCACCCAGGCCTGCGTGCTGACCCACGTCACCACTTCCATCGAGGCGATCAACCGTGGCGTGCCCCTGGACCTGGTGTTCCAGTCGATCGCCGGCACCGAGGCGGCCAACGCCAGCTTCGGCATCAACCTGAACATCCTCAAGGAAGGCTACGAGGCCGGGCTGAGCCTGAACCGCGGCACCCTGGGGCAGAACCTGATGTACTTCGAGACCGGCCAGGGCAGCGCGCTGTCGGCCAACGCCCACTTCGGCATCGACCAGCAGACCTGCGAAACCCGCGCCTATGCCGTGGCCCGGCACTTCAAGCCGTTCCTGGTCAACACCGTGGTCGGCTTCATCGGGCCGGAGTACCTGTACAACGGCAAGCAGATCATCCGCGCCGGCCTGGAAGATCACTTCTGCGGCAAGCTGCTGGGCGTGCCCATGGGCTGTGACATCTGCTACACCAACCACGCCGAAGCCGACCAGGACGACATGGATAACCTGCTGACCCTGCTGGGGGTGGCAGGAATCAACTTCATCATGGGCATCCCGGGCTCGGACGACATCATGCTCAACTACCAGACCACGTCCTTCCACGACGCGCTCTATGCTCGCCAGACCCTTGGCCTGAAGCCCGCTCCCGAATTCGAGCAATGGCTGGCCAGGACCGGGATCTTCACCCAGGCCGACGGCAAGGTGCATTTCGGCAACAACCTGCCGCCGGCTTTCCGCCAGGCGCTGGCCCAGTTGGGATAA
- a CDS encoding ethanolamine ammonia-lyase, translating into MSLTVLQHIRLPEVPAERSYSTRVLDRAIRFPSLKAVLGAADISKAGDRVAGLSAADEITREAARKVLSELTLGHYFDHPLTDRHGRIDSVMQVNYDIDHQVFEEIAGLTLGALKDRLLRSHGSEIRRIGTALTGVMAAALAKLLDVHELILLSKKLKSGAAAKARTLVGLPGTLSSRLQPNHPTDNLSGITLLVYTGLSMGSGDALIGLNPAIDTVDNISATLHHLDKLRRETGAPTQICVLSHIKTQLACLDQGAPVEIMFQSLAGTERTLTDEFDVTVQLLDQAWQAMAERGPLRDVAENFMYFETGQGSELTYGKHEGIDMTTCEALCYGLARRYRPYMVNNVTGFIGPETHLDNFEMTYACLQDQFMGKLLGLPMGMAPCYTLHSQVTLEGQQMATELLTAAGANFFMDVYLSTDRMLAYFDTSAHDNQTLREVHDLAPAPEYLRWALGKGIFQEDAHGNVERGPNWGNPRIFCESDIDFQRLLESTPATYGFDNAGPRPANTVSRIVRANLAVAREAIYVDLRPAEIGDIPLRELRTAAPDKLAHLQDPELGARLTEEVLRQLQPEYNDVQIVISDGLSAEAIHHNIPELLPVLMDGLRSRELRVGQPILAPYGRVKLAESVGEALQPQLIIVLIGERPGGDALASRSMSAYLGYRLPDDQARRAAAQFSGNADIRYEYTVISNIYSGGLPPLEGGSLVAEKAFAILHHRAAGNRLENLLKKVAS; encoded by the coding sequence ATGTCACTCACCGTACTCCAGCACATCCGCCTTCCCGAGGTGCCCGCCGAGCGCAGCTACAGCACTCGGGTCCTGGATCGCGCGATCCGCTTCCCCAGCCTCAAGGCCGTCCTCGGCGCCGCCGATATCAGCAAGGCCGGAGACCGCGTGGCCGGCCTTTCGGCCGCCGACGAAATCACCCGTGAGGCGGCCCGCAAGGTGCTCTCGGAGCTGACCCTGGGCCACTATTTCGATCATCCCCTGACCGATCGCCATGGCCGCATCGACAGCGTCATGCAGGTCAACTACGACATCGATCACCAGGTCTTCGAGGAGATCGCCGGACTGACCCTGGGCGCCCTGAAGGATCGCCTGCTGCGCAGCCATGGCAGTGAAATACGCCGTATCGGCACGGCCCTGACGGGAGTGATGGCGGCAGCCCTGGCCAAGCTGCTCGACGTGCACGAACTGATCCTGCTGTCCAAGAAGCTCAAGAGCGGTGCGGCGGCCAAGGCCCGGACCCTGGTGGGCCTGCCCGGCACCCTGTCGTCGCGCTTGCAGCCCAACCACCCCACCGACAACCTCAGCGGCATCACCCTGCTGGTATATACCGGGCTGAGCATGGGCTCGGGGGACGCGCTGATCGGCCTCAACCCGGCCATCGACACCGTCGACAATATCAGCGCCACCCTGCACCACCTGGACAAGCTGCGCCGGGAAACCGGGGCGCCCACGCAAATCTGCGTGTTGTCGCACATCAAGACCCAGCTGGCCTGCCTGGACCAGGGCGCACCGGTGGAGATCATGTTCCAGAGCCTGGCGGGCACCGAGCGCACCCTGACCGACGAGTTCGACGTCACCGTGCAACTGCTCGACCAGGCCTGGCAGGCCATGGCCGAGCGCGGCCCGCTGCGGGACGTGGCGGAAAACTTCATGTACTTCGAGACCGGCCAGGGCAGCGAGCTGACCTACGGCAAGCACGAAGGCATCGACATGACCACCTGCGAGGCCCTGTGCTACGGCCTGGCCCGGCGCTACCGGCCGTACATGGTGAACAACGTCACGGGTTTCATCGGCCCGGAAACCCACCTCGACAACTTCGAGATGACCTACGCCTGCCTGCAGGACCAGTTCATGGGCAAGCTGCTGGGCCTGCCCATGGGCATGGCGCCTTGCTACACCCTGCACTCCCAGGTGACCCTGGAAGGCCAGCAGATGGCCACCGAGCTGCTGACCGCCGCCGGTGCCAACTTCTTCATGGACGTGTACCTGAGCACCGACCGCATGCTCGCCTACTTCGACACCAGCGCCCACGACAACCAGACCCTGCGGGAGGTCCACGACCTGGCGCCGGCTCCGGAGTACCTGCGCTGGGCCCTGGGCAAGGGCATCTTCCAGGAGGACGCCCACGGCAACGTCGAGCGCGGGCCGAACTGGGGCAACCCACGGATCTTCTGCGAGTCGGACATCGACTTCCAGCGCCTGCTGGAATCCACCCCTGCCACCTATGGATTCGACAACGCCGGGCCACGCCCGGCCAACACCGTCTCGCGCATCGTGCGGGCCAACCTGGCGGTGGCCCGGGAAGCGATCTACGTCGACCTGCGCCCGGCCGAGATCGGCGACATTCCCCTGCGCGAGCTGCGTACCGCCGCCCCGGACAAGCTTGCCCACCTGCAGGACCCGGAGCTTGGCGCACGCCTGACCGAAGAGGTGCTGCGCCAGCTGCAACCGGAATACAACGACGTGCAGATCGTGATTTCCGACGGTCTCAGCGCCGAGGCCATCCATCACAACATTCCCGAGCTGTTGCCCGTGTTGATGGACGGCCTGCGCAGCCGCGAACTGCGGGTCGGCCAGCCGATACTGGCGCCCTATGGCCGGGTCAAGCTGGCGGAGTCGGTGGGCGAGGCCCTGCAACCGCAACTGATCATCGTGCTGATCGGCGAACGGCCCGGCGGCGATGCCCTGGCCTCGCGGAGCATGTCCGCCTACCTGGGCTACCGCCTGCCGGACGACCAGGCCCGCCGCGCCGCCGCGCAGTTCAGCGGCAATGCCGACATTCGCTATGAATACACAGTGATTTCAAACATCTACAGCGGCGGCCTGCCCCCGCTGGAAGGCGGCAGCCTGGTGGCGGAGAAGGCCTTCGCCATCCTGCATCACCGGGCTGCCGGCAACCGCCTGGAAAACCTGCTGAAGAAGGTGGCATCCTGA